A region from the Silene latifolia isolate original U9 population chromosome 7, ASM4854445v1, whole genome shotgun sequence genome encodes:
- the LOC141590213 gene encoding uncharacterized protein LOC141590213 yields the protein MPFRYLGVPIKAGRLTKLECSALTENMVARIRGFGAKKLSFAVRITLINAVLNTLQNYWAQMFIIPKSIINHIRAICRNYLWDGSPDYHRVPLVAWDKVTLYKNEGGLGIKKADVWNIATLGKLVNWIYCKADRLWIKWINDVYLKNQDWHNYSPPNDSTWVWKNICKVKDKLKNGYTDSIWTMSPKGYSIKGGYDWLSSAYVTPDWTALVWNNWNIPKHSMIIWLRMQDGMNVKSKLFRFGCCADDLCILCQRQPETVEHLFTTCEYTVRVQSIWYNGSRNSMQWKIKVAMFKAFNYSIWYQRNSARINDWLLRPEIVAARIEEDIRRRVKLKCRAVDDQTVLSWLHSI from the exons GGAGTGCCTATTAAGGCTGGTAGGCTTACAAAGCTGGAATGCTCTGCATTAACTGAAAACATGGTAGCTAGGATTAGAGGATTCGGTGCAAAAAAGCTTTCTTTTGCTGTCAGGATTACTCTCATCAATGCTGTTCTCAATACTCTTCAGAATTATTGGGCTCAAATGTTCATTATTCCTAAGAGCATCATCAACCATATTAGGGCTATTTGTAGGAACTATCTGTGGGATGGATCCCCTGACTACCACAGGGTTCCTCTTGTAGCCTGGGATAAGGTTACTTTATATAAAAACGAAGGTGGGTTGGGGATTAAGAAAGCTGATGTCTGGAATATTGCCACATTGGGCAAGTTGGTTAACTGGATCTATTGCAAAGCTGATAGGCTGTGGATCAAATGGATTAATGATGTGTATCTCAAGAATCAAGACTGGCATAACTACTCACCTCCTAATGATTCAACCTGGGTATGGAAGAATATTTGTAAAGTGAAAGATAAGCTCAAAAATGGGTATACTGACAGCATCTGGACCATGAGTCCTAAAGGATACTCTatcaagggtggatatgactggCTTTCTTCTGCTTATGTTACCCCTGACTGGACTGCTCTTGTGTGGAACAATTGGAACATTCCAAAACACTCTATGATTATCTGGCTCAGAATGCAGGATGGAATGAATGTGAAGAGTAAATTATTCAGGTTTGGTTGCTGTGCAGATGATTTGTGTATACTGTGTCAAAGGCAGCCTGAAACTGTGGAGCATCTGTTCACAACCTGTGAGTATACTGTCAGAGTTCAGTCCATCTGGTACAATG GCAGCAGGAATAGTATGCAGTGGAAGATCAAGGTTGCCATGTTCAAGGCCTTTAATTATTCTATTTGGTATCAAAGAAATAGTGCCAGGATTAATGACTGGCTGTTGAGACCTGAGATAGTTGCTGCTCGAATAGAGGAGGATATTAGAAGAAGAGTTAAACTGAAATGCAGGGCAGTTGATGACCAGACTGTCCTCAGTTGGCTGCATAGTATATGA